Within the Streptomyces sp. YIM 121038 genome, the region AGGACTGGGCGCGCCTTCCGGTCGACGAGAGGGAACTGCAGGTGCGCTGCGACACCTTGCGGGCCAGGGCCTCGCTGCGCAAACCGGTGATCGACGCGCAGGACGTGCTGCGCTTCGCCGGGCGGCACCTGCCGCTGGCGGCGGGCGAGGCGGAGATCGCGCGCCCGCTCGCCGAGTCCTACGGATCCGTGGTCAGCCGCGAAGAGCTGGCCGCCCGGCTGTGGCCCGACGAAGAGAACGGCCGGCGGAACGCGCTGGACGTCAGGATCCTGCGCACGCGCCGCCGGGTCGCCCCACTCGGCTTGATCATCAGCACGGTGCGGCAGCGGGGCTACCTGCTCCACGCCGAGCTCGACGAAGGAGCGGTATGAACGCCGAAGGCAACATCCCGATCGTGAGCTACGGCCAGGTGGTCCCCGGCGACGGCTGGGACAGTCCGACCGACCCCGGCGAGACGCTCGCCCACCTGGCCCGCCGCAACGCGGCGCTGTGGCCCGACGCGGCGGCGCTGCGCTGGCGCGACCTCGTCGGCGACCGGTGTCACCTGACCTACGCCGAGGCCTGGAGCGACAGCGAGGGCACGGCGCGCGGTCTGCTGTCCCTGGGCCTCGCTCCGGGCGATCGCGTGGCGGTGCTCAGCGGGCTGCGGTCCGAGTGGACCACGACGCTCATGGCCGCCGCGACGTCGGGCCTGGTCGTGGTGTCCCTGCTGCCCTCGACCGTCCCCGAGGAGATCGTCCACGTACTCGGTGACTGCGGCGCCCGCGT harbors:
- a CDS encoding winged helix-turn-helix domain-containing protein — protein: MPPATPGRRNIHRATGGIPTLRWPEQAAVVHELRLRKVPRLLLVLPGEQPPTTVDPMEDWARLPVDERELQVRCDTLRARASLRKPVIDAQDVLRFAGRHLPLAAGEAEIARPLAESYGSVVSREELAARLWPDEENGRRNALDVRILRTRRRVAPLGLIISTVRQRGYLLHAELDEGAV